In Granulicella mallensis MP5ACTX8, the sequence CGCCAGCGGGCTGTTGTGGGCTGCGACCACTCTGCTGTTCAGCACGACGCTGGGTAATCGCCGCTCGATCACAGCTCCCAAAAAGATCACGGTCGCCAAGATGGGGTCCGGGAAGCAGGCGTCCCCTCTGAGCGCGCTCATCAGCATGGGTCTTTTGATGGGGTCGGCAGGTATCGGGGCCGGGTTGCTGTTCCTGGGGATCTTCTTCGGAATGCCCTGGTTGCCCTTGCCGATCTTTGCGGTACTCGCGGGCGTCGCGGTGTTCGTCTATGTGCGCAGCCTGGATTCCATCGATAGGTTTGCCCTGGCTCATCGGGATGAATTGTTTGAAGAGCTCTGCAAGAAGTAGGGCTTTGGGGTCGTTGCTTTTCTTGTTGTCATTCCCGGAGGGAATCTGCTGTTTGGTGGTGGGGCCATGATATTTGTGGCGGGCAGAAAGCAGATTCCCTGCGGGAATGACAACAAGAAAGGCAAAAGCAACAGCAAAAACAACGGCAAAAGCAACAGCAGCTTAGCGAAGTTCGGTTACCCCGATGACGTTCAACATGCGGCCCGTAAATCCGTGTTCGCTGCGGTGAGAGAAGTATTTCCGACGGCCATCGCTCAGCCGCGTGCAAGCCGTGCATTCCCCAACGACACTGATCTTCTCGGCTGCAACGCCCGCATCGAGCAACTGCCTTCGATTGGCCTCAAATAGATCGAGATGAATCTGCGAGCCAACTTCGGAAAAGAGCTCCGGCGCATAGGCAAACTCACTCTCAAACTTCGACCGAACCTCTGGACCCACCTCAAAACAGCAGGGACCGATCGCTGGACCGATGGCAGCGATAAGGTCGCTGGAACGCGAGCCATACCGGAGCTTCATTGCCGCAATGCCCTGTTCAACGATCTGTGCCCGTGTTCCGCGCCAGCCGGCGTGGAACGCCGCAACTACCCGCGCCTGCGTGTCCGCCACCAGTACCGGCGTGCAGTCCGCGGTCTGTATTCCGAGCAGTAACTCTTTGAGATCGGTCATCAGGCCGTCGCCCTGCAGGACCGCCTTACCCTCTTCCGTTGCCAGCGGGCCATGATCGGCCTCTACCGCGCAGACCACGTTGCCGTGGATCTGGCGAATCGTAACCAGCTCCAGGGAATGCTCGCCCGTGACGGTACCCGCAAACCTTCTGCGGTTCTCCGCTACCGTCTCCGCCTGATCCTCAGGCGTCCAGCCAAGATTCAACTCCCCTTCGCCGTAGACGCTGGAACTGCCGCCCTGCCGAGTGCTGAATCCCGCATGTAGCCATGGATACTCCGCCCACTTTTCGATCCTGACGATACCGGGGGTTTGCTCTAAGCCTGCCATCTGGCCATTCTAAGGCGGTTTCGGCCTTAAAGAATCTGGGCCCGCTTTCCGGCGGGCCCGAGAGAGGCATAGGGGGAGGGAGAAACTGAGGAATCGTTGGAAGAGCCCAAAAACGGGCGAATGTGGAATCAACTTCGGTGGGACAGAATGGAATTGCCTCTCAGTTACTGGATTAGACGTGTAGCTTTCAAAATGGACGCACAGTTTAGTAAATAAAATTACAAATCTTTTCATGAAGACTTTCACCCATTCCAACAGCCTTCTTTTCAAGCAATTCCGAGATAGTAAAGAAACGTTCGCGCCGTTCCCGCGTCTAATCTGTCGATTGGCCAATAGCCGGCAGCACTTTTCCACCACAGACCGGCCAAAGTCACATTAAACCCCTTGCATTTGAAAGGTTTCCGGGTTACGATACCGCGATTGCCTGCATGACAACTGCCAACCAAATCGCCTCCCATCTCCTCCGCTCCCGCATCGGCAAGATCTGTGTTGCCGTTACCGGAGCGACGCCGGACGAACTCATAGAAAAGGCTACAAACGTCCTAAAAGAGACGACCTTTCTGGAGTTTCGCCTCGATTACCTGCCAAAACCCATGGCCGCACTTCCGCTTCTCAAAGAGTTTCTTGCGGAAAATGGCGCCGCCACGGTGATCGCCACCTGCCGATGTAAAGAGAATGGCGGACGCTTCGAAGGTTCGAATACCGGTGCACTCGACGTTTTATTGAAGGCCGCTGAAAGCGGATTTCAACTCGTCGACATCGAACTCGAAGCCATCGAGAAGCTTCCCAAGACAACGATGGATCGCCTGCGCGAAGCCGGCGCCGCCGTCATCATCAGCCACCATGACTTTCACGGGACCAAAGATCTCGATGCCGTTTACAACCGCATCGAACCTTTTGCTCCCGACTTCATCAAGGTCGTTCCGACCGCCAAGTCCCTCTCTGACAATCTGACGCTGATGCGCTTCCTGGAGCGCATGGAAGACCGTTCGAAGTCCAGCATCGTCGGCATCTGTATGGGAGAAGCGGGCATCATCTCGCGTGTTCTCGGACTTCGGGCTGGTTCGGCCTTTACCTTTGCCGCGGCTAACGCGGGCGAAGAGACGGCTCCCGGCCAGATCGCTGCGCGTACCCTGATCGAGGACTACCGCATCGACCAGGTAGACGCCGCGA encodes:
- the pgeF gene encoding peptidoglycan editing factor PgeF, which encodes MAGLEQTPGIVRIEKWAEYPWLHAGFSTRQGGSSSVYGEGELNLGWTPEDQAETVAENRRRFAGTVTGEHSLELVTIRQIHGNVVCAVEADHGPLATEEGKAVLQGDGLMTDLKELLLGIQTADCTPVLVADTQARVVAAFHAGWRGTRAQIVEQGIAAMKLRYGSRSSDLIAAIGPAIGPCCFEVGPEVRSKFESEFAYAPELFSEVGSQIHLDLFEANRRQLLDAGVAAEKISVVGECTACTRLSDGRRKYFSHRSEHGFTGRMLNVIGVTELR